The DNA region ACCACTACACACTTTTCGCAACATGAAAAACacaaagttacaaattttttgaaccatttgtttcagttataaaacttaaaaaactggAGAAGTAACTGAAATTCAGCTAAATCTTGTTTGATTTAATCACatgtcttaaaatatataataatggctaaataattataaaaatattcttaaaaaaaaactttgaattttttttttaaattttaataactggaCAAAATGTCTTAAAAGTTAGCTCCATAAATCAactaattatcaattattaaattaattctttataagCCAATTAATAcaggttaaaattataaaaactaataagttCCAAACTTGTATTACTTCGATACAATTggctaaaaaaaatctgatctttcatacattttgttttataatctaGGTTGAgccaaaaaatatactaaatacaAAGAACTAAGACTAACCAAACATTACTTCAAAAGGAATCAAATTTAGCCATGTTCCATTGGCggactttttctttttcaaacactTACTTAACTTCTCATAGGCAAGAGTTTATTGAATAAGAAAACACTAAACTATGTCTCTTTAGATCTACTTAAAAAATAGCCTAAACCATGCAACTCTATTCACTTATTACCtcaagtttattaaaaacataaaatagccATACACATAGAAATGAGATGCAATAAAAAACTAAGCAGATATTAGGAagcgaaaatttataaaaagaaagaaaacttaaacCTACAAATTCTAATTTGGGCTCGGTACCAAGTCCAACATCTCCTCGTTTATCAGGACCACCTGAAAAagatttacaaaaatgtaatgcacatttttcctttctttctttaaccctttcgcgacgCAAAGCGCGCTTACCGCTGAGGCCGGCAGTCTCTCTAGCGTGTGTCTCCCCAGGGCCGGAGGGTTTTTTGATGTTAAGCCTAATTCCATGAAATTGCCGAAATATCAGCGCGTTGTTTAATATTGTTCTGTAGAGTATTTAAGTGAcatatgctttatatatatttctatggatactttatttacttaagttatttcttgtttaaatgtaatataaatattaataagtttaaatattttgcataatttcctCTATTTCCagctcagttaaaaattttcgacgCTTCGACATTCTaacggtaaaaagaaaaaaaattcaagcctACAAGATCTAATTATCCACTAAAAACTAATCCGAAAATCGAAAGTAgcgagagataaaaaaaactcccttactcactgtaaataaatatcacgtGCTAATTTAAAGAGTCCTCATAAAACATCCCCCCCTCCTATCCTTCCCCTAAAAACCACGTGAATGTACTTTCATCTTGAGTAGAAGGTCAAATCTACATGTATCTGAAACCATATGGACATACAATGCCatattttggaagaaatttcattttttaaaacgttccgAAACGCTGGCACAAATAAGTGACGGTCGGGGGTGAACGAGAAAACTCTCTGACACGCGGGTGTGTCGGCCGGGAAGTGAGCGCGTTTCTTGCTGTCACATATATGTGACAGTCGGcttgaaagggttaaaaaaaagataacttgaaggggaaaaaaaaatccaatagtgttgccaaatttttcaacaataaatatggcaccttttaagcactaagaaatatttttaaccactctcaaaaaaaaaaaagaagccataattaggatctgtgcaataataattatcttttcttcttctatcgtttaaaattaagctcctaatttataatcatagaatcaataaaattcaaaaactctttcaaaaacCTTACATAACATGATAAAACAATTAGTTTCTGATAAGTAtagcagagaaaattgtgaaaatcatgcattttttgtaatttagaacaacaggatggccactcaaatcagattttaaatttccctgatttttccagataaaagtcttaaaatttccaggtttttgtttctttttttgtacaagaatgtgtacaagaaaaatgtccataatattttattcaatgttatttttttaaacatatcttgaaaaaaataatttattttgacaatttggcaagattttttatttattttttaatgttttggtacaaaattttgaatcaaaaatcatattgaccaacaaaacagtaaaattaaatatatatagctgGTTCttaaaaaagccttttttttaaaaattaaaacatattataaaaggttaaaatgaaatagaaaaaattagcattaatgcaacaatttgTTGACAAACATTGCTGCTagcgattgtaaaaaaaaatgtgtgattggttggtttgtcgagaaaaaataattcacagatttctttgaatgggagcagaaaagctttcagaaaaagagtgcaatacaaaatctattattattaaattatgaccaactaatttttggagaattttataaagttaaaaatacaaaaacattttgcaaatagaaaaaaaattaccaaagcaTAGGAACAAACTTGAGAAATAAATGGACTCAGCCCAAGGacctaatttaaaaacagaagctaaTATCCTAATCCCTTTCTCCACCATACCAGAATCTTTCCTAAATTGTACAGTCCCATAGCAGTCAAAGGTTTCTACATTCGGCTAGCAAGCGTGggaaaattttatatgacaTTCTATTTTCACAGAGCTGTAATGGCTAAGTTGATGAAATATCAATTGTTTAGCGatacatttcagtttaaaaacagTGGGTataattgatgaaataatttaaagtaagaaaattagtaaatttaaattagtgcagttaaaaaaaatttccagcttttctttaaaattccccgATTTtcccagtataaaaaaattccctgataatttcaggtgagtggccaccctgaacAACCattgatatgataaaaaaaaattaagccctTCTTACGAAACCCAAATagaaaagcacctttaagggcttttaaaacaggtaaatcaaaaataagcatctttaagcactaatttaattaaactcagTACCTGGAGCCCATCTGTAACCTTCTCTGTCACTAGCAGTTTTGGGAGCAGCATCTGgagctataaataaaaatgacaggaATCAATAATTAAGCTTCCATTAACTTAAATGAGACTACATGTATTACATaagagaatattataaaaactaacaaaagaGTACAATAATATAATCACAACATTGTTATTATATGGGAGATCTCTTAGCAAATAAGTTTAACAAAGATATTCTTCTAGCAAAAATTATGGACTCATAAATAAATGGTACAAACCTACTAGCATCAAACGTCTTGTCAATAAAGGtggttttatatgtttttttttagttggtaTTTGTTAACTCCAAACATTTCATACTTCGtcatcttataaataaatttcttcaactaggttgaaatgcttttaatttaacttgGTACAAACATTTTAacctggaatttttttctccaggtAATATCTTGGACAATGAAATTACattgtaatttaaagttttgattacTACACACAATAAAAGTATGCTGTGATACCAACTGCTTTGGATTCTActccacaaaatatttttaaaacacagtcgtgaactacaaactaaaattggCAGATTTTTGGAAGTTGGCACCTCTGGGTAtgtgatttaaaacaattataattattatttcaatttaacaattctcttaaagaaattaattcatttaatgctaattaaaatttgttagatattgctgtgttaaattttaataagcaaaataatttagaacaaGATTTAGCACACGATACATAAAAGcattcttaaaataacattttgattgctacataattttttttaaatatttattctaacagccaatgaagtttttttttaaaaataatatttgttaaatttttaaatggaaatttagATAGCAATTTTCTTCAGtggttttcatttatatattaaagaattaagttattctacacagaaatatttgttaccctgtaaaaagtatattttcgtcaaatcaaaatgaagaaaaaattcatctgcaaaatcaattttgattttataaaccaGCTTTTTTTAGTTAATGATGACATCTTTTCTGGCAGTAAGTATTATTATTGGATTGAAAGgcaataattcttaataacaattaaactataatccataatttttttttaaagaaatttacttgcagtacttaaaaaaaaaaaaaaaaaaaaaaaaaatcagatttatattaaagaaaacaagTCAATTCAATTTGCTGGAGAAAATAAAACCCTGCTAAGCAGGCACTTTATGTAAATGAAGTATAATAATTGGATCGGTGTTTCACTTATGATTATATTAACAAATTCATAAAGATTCATTAGACGATGCTCCGAAAAGAAACcagttaaaaagattttcaactgatttcataatataaaatgcaCAGAAAGTTATTGAGGGCATGAGGATTgatctcttaaaatatttagttgctaaaatattgcattaggTCATTTAGtaattgcaagcaaaaatagcaatttaacaTACCTCTAGGTCGTTGTCTGGTTGTTTCTGACCTTACTTGCCTCTTCAAAGTTGCTGGTACAATTTCGGGAGGTAAATTGAGAACATTACGGAGATATTGGATACCCTCATTGGTTAAATACCAGTAATAGTGTCGCCATGCGAACTGTTCTTTTACAAGACCTTTTGATTTCAATGATTGTAAAGCCTTGATAACATGAAGATTCGGTACATTTTCTAAATCAGGATGTTTTGGGGCATTGAAGTCTTTTCTGGCTACTAAGACGCCTTCTTTGAAAAGGTACTCGTAGATTGCTATACGATGAGCTTTTGGCATCAACATTTTGTctgtgaattatataaaaaaaagtcagttgcataaaatatacaattagaGCTACCTATATATTTCAaagatcaataaaaattctgccCAATTATAACTGATGTCAGTAAAGCTTAACTAATTGTGTTGATAGGTGAATAATTTAACTATTgtggaaataagttttaatagcAGAACTGAAAAGCTTGATTGACATCTCACACTTTTGAGAGACTACTTCCCTGTATAAGAGCTGAATGATTTATAACAAAAGAATACTCTATACACCctaagtgaataaaatttttactcttccagtcagggttggcaggtttttgacatgtgacagtttaaaccatggtttaaaccgtcacgtcaaaaacctatattcaatgtgaaatttaattaatgcacaaaatttatatattttttataaaggatagtgtttctaaatatgttctagaaaaaataaattgaaaattttgaggaaacacttatattttgaatagtaaccaaaatcttgtacttttgaaagctcacatcttttgtaatattatgtattcattttcatgtgttattgaaaatctgcagtgatattattaagaaatttatttataaccaaatttagtgtatagtatagattatactaaaaattagacatttttaaagataaacattagcagttttgcACATNtgtgttgattttttaatataatttttaatttttcacaaattatgtctaaattttcacaaaataggtacctctcagaaaaacctagacagacccctgagaACTGAAAAGCTTGATTGACATCTCACACTTTTGAGAGACTACTTCCGTGTATAAGAGCTGAATGATTTATAACAAAAGAATACTCTATACACCctaagtgaataaaatttttactcttcCAGTTACATTTGcagtattaaaacataattttagataatGGAAAAGACTATGCCTTAAGGTAGTGTCCATGGACCAAATGGTACCGGACGGCCCATTtctttgaaactgaatttaaattcctaggtttataccccaaattaaaaatatctgtgttccattaaaattttacttatttaaaaaaaggggcccccgaaggtagtgacataaattttttaatgtttgtaaagtATCATTGTATCTGATTAACCCTAGATGAaaccgtctcattgcaaagaaacaagctcagggttctcattgatttaacatTCTAATAAGTTAGAATATTAAATCattctatataaattttctgggggtaactgtattttatttaggaAGCATGTctaaatactattaatttaaagttaatgtatcaaaataatttaaaatataagcaacCCCCCCCCCAGCGGGCcacggtaaaattatcaaacattgaCAGGTCCCTGCCCTGATAAAAAGGTTAAGGAACACTGCCTTAAGGTACCTCTTTTGATTGAAGGGACACTTGCACAACAGGTTGCCTAACTAAAAGCCACATGCATATTCAGTCATATtggtggaaaataattttaaacaaacatttgataaaattaaattacataattcagaaaataatttctatttagaattcattcaaaattgaatCCTAATGattacatatattttcttttcattttataaataattcattaaaaaaagtatataaatattgagGAGAACGTTAAGAAAAAGCTACacaataatttgaacaaaaaaggtGTGTAAATATGCAGCACCCTAGTGACTGTAGTTTTCCCAAGCCTTGCagattgtgatttttaaaaatgatcactcaaaaacaaaatgaacaagcagcacaaaaaataaaaattattcaggagtaaataaataactttttagttAATTCATCTTATAAACATCGAATGAATAAATAGAAACCAAAAAGCCTAATCTCTCTAGGCTTTTGAGAGAATCAAGGCAGTGATAACAAGATTTAGTTATTTCAAGTAATGTTGTGGATGTTCGAACTTACGTTTGTTAGAGAAAATTAATGAGAAGGTGAGGAGCTCTACgcgttttttgtttgtttctacAACAGGCGACCTTACACTTATTGGCGATGGGAGTtctttcaatagaaaaattatacaattaatcCAAAACTTGAtgcacaataataaaatatatcctgAGTATTATAATGTAATCATGAATACAATTTATAACATTCTCAGctcttaaactaaataaatattaagcaacaaaatgaaataagggCATAGTAAAACCTGTGAATGCAGGAGCTGGATCTTAGCTTATCGAAACTTTAAAATGGTACAAGAAAACTAATAGagataatgaatttaatataaattgtcaGCTCTGACAATCTcacgttaaaatttttctagatttttgtctaagaaatgttaaaattataataacagaCTGGACATCAGAATTCGTTAGGCTTATCTTGGTGCTTTCCCATTAAAGCATTAACATGTTAAAGTATGCTAtacagcttaaaaaaattataaaatacgtaTATTTCTAAACTTcgaacaaaagtttaaattaattctaatattacgtacctgaattatttattactccGCTACAACACGACGAACACGCGGCTGCAAATTTTGGAACGAGACAACTATGGGCTACGTCACGGTCACAGTGAAATAATGCGATGGCATTTCGACAAGCACGTTTGGTGCCATGATTACAATGGCAATTTTCACTGTACTCAAAAAATTCGCATATGCGAATTCATTGATGCGGATGAGACCCTGATTTGGAAGTTCTGACCCGTTTTCAATGGAGGTGATTTTGTCGTAGTCATGAGAGCCTGACTAGACATGAGGGGTAAAAATAATTCTCCAATGACTCTCTTATGAGcgtatgaaaacaaaaaaacatatcCAGAATGgccattttttgcagtttaataTGTTTCATCAATTCTATTTTATCTTGCATCCCCGTATTCACATCTGCGAAATTTCGCATGCAGTGAGTTATTGCGAAAATTGCAGGGGCGAAATTCTCGCAGCATTTTCGCTCTTGCGCCTACATGTAGCTCTTAAAAAGAGGGAAGCACAGCGCAATTCTCAGTTTTTACGATTTATGGGTCTCCAAATACCATCGAAAGATAATAAGAACCCGAATggagaattatattttctagtGAAAAACTCATCATACAGGTTCCTTCCTCTCGACTGCAATCGGAGGTGGGTAAATTgacttttaacattttagatGAGCACACTGACGAAAACACATACTAGGCTTCACAACTTCTATATAAATATTCTCATTGCTACCTTGCCGTTCGCAGCATCCTTGCGCCATTCGTTTGACAATTGACTAATCATAAAGCATGGTTTCTTGTAAATTagcaaagtcaagcatcactgacaaATATTAGTGAGCGGATGAAAGACTACTTTTATTAGCTTGTGAAGGGAccgataataaataaattaattaattatacagataaattaattacacGAAATTAGGTTTAAGATTTCAGACTTTTTCTTcggtatttcaaaataaagtagtaccgtaattaatttctaaatttccctaatgactgaaaaaaagattttcctgAGCTGGAAAACGCCTATTATTACAAAACCTATATTAGAAAATTCGGTAGCTATTATCACagttaattaataatcattgGCGTCAGTAAAAGctgagttattttttatatcacaaCAACCTGAAATGGAATAGCACAGTTAAATCTTGTtagacataaattaatattgcaaaatggaaataaatctatTTGCTGAGTTAAAATTCTGTAgaaaaggtgcttttttatgTACGCATTTCCCTGCACAAATTGATGATtctataaaacagaaaaatgggAAATCCGATGaagtgatataaattttttttaattccttatataatctaaattcttaataaaaattttattgtttagagGTCTCAGTCTTTATTTGGGGGATTTTTTacgacaataaaaatttaatgaaaaaagtacttGGATACTTGAGTGTAAGatatgtatttcaaaaagtgaaatGCCCGCAGTGAATAGCTCACGTATAAAGCAGATTATTTGTATGATCCATATTCAGAATTAAACTGCAGTAAATGTGGTTTGCAGTGAGCCAGAAACAAATCCTGTATCTTTCTGGATAAGTTTGATTCAAATGATTGAACATTCAAGCGATAAGTGTAAACATTTTCCCCCAAATGATTTCGATTTTTGACTATCAAGAAATAGAAGAGTACCCGCAATCTGTAAATATTGTccctaacttatttttatttacttagatTATGTAAGGTCCTCAAGCAATAAATTTAGTGTcactttatgaagaaaaaaaggtataatcTTTGAAAAAGTGGACAAACACGAATTGAATTATAGTaggttaagaaaagaaaaaaaattatgtcgcacttaaaaataactataaaaatatcatgatCTTTAATTACAGTTTTCGAGAATACTATTATGATAGTGATGAATTTTGACAATCaggaatttttattgttaaatcaaaaattttaacgttCCGACAATCCAATTTAAGTGTTAAATCaccttgaaaatttaaagcatatgGCTAAAAGAAGGTATTTCTTATAgtgtttttttatgtacaaaaagtctatagtattatattatttatttatttatcgcaATCCATGTTCATATCATCATCActaatttgtgttttattttatttttcttgagcCAGTATGGAGAAAGATTACTCAGACCTTAGTCAgttcatgaataaaatattccacACTCTTCCAATAATTCTACTGCTCGAACCTGCCGTTTTCGCCTCTACTAAAAAGAGCACAAAAGCTCGACTGAAACTAGCTTTGAATTCCAAAAGAATTTCAGGTTCCTCTGGTGCGACTTCCAAACGCTCGAATCGACTGTCGATTTTGAGAGCTCAGAATCTCAGAGCTGAAATGTGCGAAGTGGTTTTCCTTTTCTCAAACTTACACAAAGCAGAGCTTGTTATTCGCGATTGCAATGCTCGAATACGGcatctggggagaagaccaGTTCCATATCTCGACCTTTCCCTTCTCCTCTGTTGTATAGGAATACATtacgatattttcccctttcttatatttttcgaatttaactgtcaaaattattttgttaaaatttccacgacgctttcttttagaactatgtttaatgtagtttctagttccatatagttttcttaacttaaaagtttttaatctatttgaaaaccCAAtacagaaactaacgtacttccttctcctatgactctccacacgctaatgaaTGGTGAAAGCTTGATAAGTGgggccataggtagagagttctgctctacgccacctgtagcTCATTTTGATCGTCAATAAAACCGGTTGAACCTCTTCTCTTGCTTGCATCGGAGATCCCCTTACTTATGGGGGAAAGATAAACATTTAAACAGAAACAGTTAGGAAAAGCTAGCGTATAGCACATTGTGCAGCTCAACATCGTaatcgcaacgctcgaatacgccatctggggagaagaccgGTTCCATATATTGACCCTCTCCGTTTCCCTCTCTTCTTCTcctcagttgtataggaatgtactgtGATATGCCcttctttcttaatatt from Parasteatoda tepidariorum isolate YZ-2023 chromosome 2, CAS_Ptep_4.0, whole genome shotgun sequence includes:
- the LOC107456407 gene encoding small ribosomal subunit protein eS10B: MLMPKAHRIAIYEYLFKEGVLVARKDFNAPKHPDLENVPNLHVIKALQSLKSKGLVKEQFAWRHYYWYLTNEGIQYLRNVLNLPPEIVPATLKRQVRSETTRQRPRAPDAAPKTASDREGYRWAPGGPDKRGDVGLGTEPKLEFKGGFGRGRAPPQ